One window of the Megalops cyprinoides isolate fMegCyp1 chromosome 2, fMegCyp1.pri, whole genome shotgun sequence genome contains the following:
- the ccdc191 gene encoding coiled-coil domain-containing protein 191 encodes MEMAYSGHKPDQFRWKRFTKNKKTSCKVQRDDDDVAQWVKRVEMASELAVSEVFSRKRRPVDRRLSSSALTLQTEEQLQDHDEAYGEAQLLLSDWMNRKLRVELEAGQDEETDSSEAPPPQPAFLQLDNFDDLYSHLDQDTEHSAVHSVLQDLMLTEVVDSGIVEDLGLDAERKKKKWKNPQVTMEMRHQQVRESRARREAEREHQRREREMRREAREEAQRQEQELQRRRRQEARQQEELLQQEVVRLRRKMEEQRRLEQRIRAIERERQNRKPEVQALPPPDPGPALAEPGSALMKPGPALTSTQQLQARDRLHKLQQIKARVHLLSNLRCVQKCLSGWSCVVLERRVQMGKAAALCDWRTQLRAWRAWRSVVWANRVQREAERTEEELRTENRRQQVALGSDRRRLLRRSLSDWRLWCQRERRRRELLSQQEETQRKMAALLHAAASGRLGPSSTPPTPCIPHSTESSQPQIAQQGAESVSAASSAGRSEGDVPLVAMPTLATPMLTMPPPATPTLAWQVTRRHAVLGSEELRRVRRDLGAPQRPATAERRGEEEQQRREEEQQRREEQRRREKEQQRREAEQQRREEQWRREKEQQQREEQRREEEQQRQSAALPSTQVCHRPAQQGAVAAHAVPTMPLALPARPHRLVTAMEERARQRAERRREVEEMKRRKEEERQALMKAVLEQRQREEEEERRMESERRKEEKRLQRERELEKQRRVEQVQLLRVRALEHYHRTLLQHRGLAPWKRLIQQSRTHSQLARDHQRRSLLRRCLLAWLHAAGESLAEKEACAAHLYQHILLRRSLHCWQKLKELAVVQQEQARRFCRTHSLQRAFTALLDHVTQERFAAWDKEQQAHEHHHRWAVTRCFRAWQRLPRLQREERAREERREQLRRRVAEILPDFRCPRFSQSRAEFHLPLLSKGAKATQTSPDGRASVGRGGAGQGRVGSCCGTAVRWGEEGSSRDQ; translated from the exons ATGGAAATGGCATATTCGGGACACAAGCCGGATCAGTTTCGTTGGAAAAGATTCACTAAGAATAAGAAAACATCTTGTAAG GTGCAGCGGGACGACGATGACGTTGCGCAGTGGGTGAAG CGGGTGGAGATGGCCTCAGAGCTGGCCGTGTCGGAGGTGTTCTCCCGGAAGAGGAGGCCAGTGGACCGAAGACTGAGCAGCTCAGCACTGACACTACAGACTGAGGAACAGCTGCAGGACCATGATGAGGCTTACGGtgaag CGCAGCTCCTGCTGAGTGACTGGATGAACAGGAAGCTGCGTGTGGAGCTGGAGGCGGGGCAGGATGAGGAGACGGACAGCTCagaagccccgccccctcagccTGCCTTCCTACAGCTCGACAACTTCGATG ACCTGTACTCCCACCTGGACCAGGACACAGAACACTCTGCTGTGCACAGCGTCCTGCAGGACCTCATGCTAACAGAAGTGGTGGATTCTGGGATTGTGGAGGACCTCGGGCtggatgcagagagaaaaaagaagaagtgGAAGAATCCGCAGGTTACCATGGAGATGCGACACCAGCAGGTGCGTGAGAGCCGGGCGCGGCGTGAGGCGGAGCGGGAGCATCagcggagggagagggagatgcgCAGGGAGGCCCGAGAGGAGGCGCAGcggcaggagcaggagctgcagcgccggaggaggcaggaggcacGGCAGCAGGAGGAGTTGCTGCAGCAGGAGGTGGTGAGGCTGCGCAGGAAGATGGAGGAGCAGAGAAGGCTGGAGCAGCGCATTCGAGCCAT cgagagggagaggcagaacaGGAAGCCAGAGGTCCAGGCACTGCCCCCACCTGATCCAGGCCCCGCCCTCGCTGAGCCAGGCTCCGCCCTCATGAAGCCAGGCCCCGCCCtcaccagcacacagcagctgcaagCGAGGGACAGACTGCACAAACTGCAACAGATCAAGGCCAGAGTGCACCTGCTGAGCAACctgcga tgtgtgcaGAAGTGTCTCTCAGGGTGGAGCTGTGTCGTGCTGGAGAGACGGGTTCAGATGGGGAAGGCAGCGGCGCTGTGTGATTGGAGGACGCAGCTGAGGGCGTGGCGGGCGTGGCGCTCTGTGGTGTGGGCCAATCGAGTGCAGCGTGAGGccgagaggacagaggaggagttACGCACTGAAAACAG GCGTcagcaggtggcgctgggcAGCGACAGGCGCAGGCTGCTGAGGCGGAGCCTGAGTGATTGGCGGCTGTGGTGCCAGCGGGAGCGGAGGCGTCGGGAGCTCCTCTCCCAGCAGGAGGAGACGCAGCGCAAGATGGCGGctctgctccacgctgctgcgTCAGGGAGGCTGGGACCCAGCAGCACCCCACCTACACCCTGCATAccccacagcactgagagcagccagccacag ATcgcccagcagggggcagagtctgtctctgcagcttcATCTGCAGGGCGGAGCGAGGGAGACGTTCCCCTGGTGGCCATGCCCACACTGGCCACGCCCATGCTGACCATGCCCCCGCCGGCCACGCCCACACTGGCCTGGCAGGTGACCCGGAGGCACGCCGTGCTCGGCTCAGAGGAGCTGCGGCGGGTCAGACGGGACCTGGGTGCCCCCCAGAGGCCAGCGACAGCGGAGCGGAGGggtgaggaagagcagcagcggcgtgaggaagagcagcagcGGCGTGAGGAGCAGCGGCGGCGTGAGAAAGAGCAGCAGCGGCGTGAGGCAGAACAGCAGCGACGTGAGGAGCAGTGGCGGCGTgagaaagagcagcagcagcgtgaGGAGCAGCGGCgtgaggaagagcagcagcggc AGAGCGCCGCCCTCCCCAGCACCCAG gtctgtcacaggcctgcccagcagggggcagtcgCAGCACATGCagtacccacaatgcccctggCTCTCCCGGCCCGACCCCATCGTCTGGTCACTG CCATGGAGGAGCGAGCGAGACAGCGAGCCGAGCgcaggagagaggtggaggagatgaagaggagaaaggaggaagagagacag GCCTTGATGAAGGCAGtgctggagcagaggcagagggaggaagaggaggagagaaggatggaatcagagaggaggaaggaggagaagagactgcagagagag agggagctggagaaaCAGCGCAGGGTGGAGCAGGTGCAGCTATTGCGGGTTCGAGCCCTGGAACACTACCACAGAACCCTGCTGCAACACCGGGGACTGGCGCCATGGAAACGGCTGATACAGCAGAGCCGCACTCACAGCCAG CTGGCCCGGGACCATCAGCGACGCTCCCTCCTGAGACGCTGCCTCCTCGCCTGGCTGCACGCCGCAGGCGAGTCCCTGGCTGAGAAAGAGGCCTGTGCTGCCCATCTGTACCAACACATTCTGCTGAGGAGGAGCCTACACTGCTGGCAGAAG cTGAAGGAGCTCGCCGTGGTGCAGCAGGAGCAGGCCAGGAGGTTCTGTCGGACTCACTCTCTGCAGAGGGCCTTCACAGCGCTGCTCGATCATGTGACCCAGGAGAGGTTTGCAGCCTGGGACAAAGAGCAGCAGGCCCACGAACACCATCACAG GTGGGCGGTGACTCGCTGTTTTAGGGCGTGGCAGAGGCTGCCTCGCCTGCAGcgagaggagagagcgagagaggagcGCAGAGAGCAGCTGCGTCGACGAGTCGCTGAGATCCTGCCGGACTTccgctgccccc GTTTCAGTCAGTCCAGGGCGGAGTTCCACCTGCCCCTCCTCAGTAAAGGTGCAAAAGCCACACAGACATCTCCGGACGGGCGGGCCAGtgtggggcggggcggggcggggcagggcagggtggggaGCTGCTGTGGTACTGCAGTCCGgtggggtgaggaggggagcAGCAGGGATCAGTGA